In one Melopsittacus undulatus isolate bMelUnd1 chromosome 4, bMelUnd1.mat.Z, whole genome shotgun sequence genomic region, the following are encoded:
- the LOC101872338 gene encoding D(1) dopamine receptor-like, with translation MGTAAEGGGPQALRVLTGCLLGALVLSTLVGNALVCLAVLRFRHLRAKVTNWFVLSLAVSDLCVALLVMPWKAVTEVADGSWLFGSRFCDTWVAFDIMCSTASILHLCIISLDRYWAIASPFRYERRMTQGLACAMIATAWALSILISFIPVQLHWHKAKEGSYPGSWLPGTPRCDVSLNRTYAITSSLISFYIPVAIMIITYTRIYRIAQAQIRRISTLERAGGQWPAHGKEPTSSLRSSLRKETKVLQTVSIIMGVFVCCWLPFFLLNCLLPFCQPELKRGYEGQLPCVGQTTFNVFVWFGWANSSVNPVIYAFNADFRRAFSNLLGCRCSCCGTPGSTVERVNFSNELVSYHHDTTYQKGGPASPSVPPPAIAAWVQPTPHAISLQGEDSSEELSMEKGPVTSQSQAAPGSSPKSCQVPAVLQLDCKAELSLETITHCTGFGRCEGPHHSFPEG, from the coding sequence ATGGGGACCGCGGCAGAAGGGGGTGGCCCGCAGGCGCTGCGGGTCCTCACCGGGTGCCTCCTGGGCGCCCTGGTGCTGAGCACGCTGGTGGGCAACGCACTGGTGTGCTTGGCCGTGCTGCGCTTCCGACACCTGCGTGCCAAGGTCACCAACTGGTTCGTGCTGTCGCTGGCCGTTTCGGACCTCTGCGTGGCCCTCCTGGTAATGCCCTGGAAGGCAGTCACTGAAGTGGCTGACGGCTCCTGGCTCTTTGGCAGCCGCTTTTGCGACACCTGGGTGGCCTTCGACATCATGTGCTCCACTGCCTCCATCCTCCATCTCTGCATCATCAGCCTGGACAGGTACTGGGCCATTGCCAGTCCCTTTCGCTATGAGCGCAGGATGACACAGGGCCTTGCATGTGCCATGATAGCCACTGCTTGGGCTCTCTCCATCCTCATCTCCTTCATTCCAGTGCAGCTACACTGGCATAAAGCCAAGGAGGGAAGTTATCCAGGCTCCTGGCTGCCTGGGACACCCCGCTGTGATGTCAGCCTGAATCGTACTTATGCCATCACCTCTTCACTTATCAGCTTCTACATTCCTGTGGCCATCATGATCATCACCTATACCAGGATCTATCGAATTGCCCAGGCCCAGATCCGCCGTATCTCTACCCTTGAGCGAGCAGGGGGGCAGTGGCCAGCTCACGGCAAGGAGCCAACCTCCTCTCTGCGGAGTTCCCTGCGCAAGGAGACCAAGGTGCTGCAGACCGTCTCGATCATAATGGGAGTCTTCGTTTGCTGCTGGCTGCCCTTCTTCCTGCTCAATTGCCTGCTGCCTTTTTGCCAGCCTGAGCTCAAGAGAGGCTATGAAGGACAGTTACCCTGTGTTGGCCAAACCACCTTCAATGTCTTTGTGTGGTTTGGCTGGGCCAACTCCTCAGTGAACCCAGTGATCTATGCTTTCAATGCAGACTTCAGGCGGGCTTTCAGCAATCTCCTAGGCTGCCGGTGCTCCTGCTGTGGCACACCTGGATCCACTGTGGAGAGGGTCAACTTCAGCAATGAGCTGGTTTCCTATCACCATGACACCACCTACCAGAAGGGAGGACCTGCCTCACCATCAGTACCCCCTCCTGCCatcgctgcctgggtgcagcCCACACCCCATGCCATAAGCCTTCAGGGAGAGGACAGCAGTGAGGAGCTGTCTATGGAGAAGGGGCCTGTGACCTCCCAGTCACAGGCTGCCCCTGGCAGCAGCCCCAAGAGTTGTCAGGTGCCAGCTGTTTTGCAGTTAGATTGCAAAGCAGAGCTATCTCTGGAAACTATTACCCACTGTACAGGGTTTGGTCGGTGTGAGGGACCCCATCACTCTTTTCCAGAGGGATAA